AAAACAATTGTTGCCCATATTGCATGAATTAGCATCAACACAAGGGCGACCATGCCTGTAATACCATGTAAATTAATTTCTTTGCTTGGATTCAGCTGCCCCATAAAGCCAGTACCTATTCCATCGAATAATAAACCGAAAAGGAAGAAAACAAGATGCTTCGGTTTCAACCGGCCTGAAATTCTTTCAG
This DNA window, taken from Paenibacillus kribbensis, encodes the following:
- a CDS encoding HsmA family protein, producing the protein MLLFFAVLFINLALVAYTIGVWAERISGRLKPKHLVFFLFGLLFDGIGTGFMGQLNPSKEINLHGITGMVALVLMLIHAIWATIVLWRKNKKQIDQFHKLSLAVWGLWLVPYLIGVGLSIFK